One window of Treponema denticola genomic DNA carries:
- a CDS encoding peptide ABC transporter substrate-binding protein, whose product MLHPHTAFDAGEAQILTALCEGLFVYDPYTLQPVPALAEKHSVSGGRTWRFTIRKDAKFENGKPITAQTFVDSWLNLLNPAGNHPYASLLDCIDGAADYRNGKLKNKNQVGIKAESGQVLLVTTNTEIEHLPNILCHHAFSAVETSQLEAALKFSNIERIEKLRDSFKPISSGAYRIKKFSEKELILVKNEHYWDKDNVQIPQINLFLDLSKEEAIEKFNIGKIHWLSRSDVISKIGDQRCVNIDPLFATDYFFFKTSSPNIKAAEFRKALLLAVPYEELRKGYPIKAETLIFPLAGYPKIQGVNEYNLQKAQEIINKLNLNEEQKKVVIKIPENTYYQELAEILSAAWSKIGVKTEVKLISFNAYYNSLKSNDYDLGTITWIGDFADPLAFLEMFRPNSNLNDSDWKNQEFERIILKSHAEKDFKKRYEILSKAEELLLRESVIIPISYRLSVNIIDIYSIGGWYSNAIDIHPFKFIKFIKPQPVPGLVKLNQQLKKKR is encoded by the coding sequence ATGCTTCACCCTCATACGGCCTTCGATGCGGGAGAAGCCCAAATCTTAACGGCCCTTTGTGAAGGCCTTTTTGTATACGATCCTTATACGTTGCAGCCGGTTCCGGCACTTGCCGAAAAGCACAGTGTTTCAGGCGGAAGAACGTGGCGTTTTACAATCAGAAAGGATGCAAAGTTTGAAAACGGAAAGCCCATAACGGCTCAAACCTTTGTTGATTCATGGCTGAATCTTTTAAACCCCGCAGGCAACCATCCATATGCTTCGCTTTTGGACTGCATAGACGGAGCTGCCGATTACCGTAACGGAAAACTAAAAAATAAAAATCAAGTCGGAATAAAAGCCGAAAGTGGGCAAGTTCTTTTAGTAACCACAAATACCGAAATTGAGCACCTTCCCAACATTCTATGCCATCATGCATTTTCAGCAGTTGAAACTTCCCAACTTGAAGCAGCCTTAAAATTTTCTAACATAGAAAGAATAGAAAAATTAAGGGACAGCTTTAAACCCATATCAAGCGGTGCCTATAGGATAAAAAAATTTTCCGAAAAAGAGCTGATTTTGGTAAAAAACGAACACTATTGGGATAAGGATAATGTTCAAATTCCTCAAATAAACCTCTTCCTCGATTTAAGCAAGGAAGAAGCTATCGAAAAATTCAATATAGGGAAGATTCATTGGCTTTCAAGAAGTGATGTGATTTCTAAAATAGGCGATCAGCGTTGTGTAAATATAGACCCTCTTTTTGCAACGGATTATTTTTTCTTTAAGACTTCATCTCCGAATATTAAGGCGGCAGAGTTTAGAAAAGCTCTTCTTTTAGCTGTTCCATATGAGGAATTACGCAAGGGCTATCCTATAAAGGCTGAAACTTTGATTTTTCCCCTTGCAGGCTACCCCAAAATTCAGGGTGTAAATGAATATAACCTGCAAAAAGCCCAAGAAATCATAAATAAGCTTAATTTAAACGAAGAACAAAAAAAGGTAGTAATTAAAATCCCCGAAAATACATATTATCAAGAATTAGCCGAAATTCTATCGGCCGCATGGTCAAAAATAGGGGTAAAAACCGAAGTTAAGCTTATTTCTTTTAACGCTTATTATAACAGCCTAAAATCAAATGATTATGATTTGGGAACAATCACTTGGATAGGAGACTTCGCAGACCCTCTGGCCTTTTTGGAGATGTTCCGGCCTAATTCCAACCTCAATGACTCGGACTGGAAAAATCAGGAATTTGAAAGAATAATCCTCAAATCCCACGCCGAAAAAGACTTTAAAAAACGGTACGAAATATTAAGCAAGGCAGAAGAACTCTTGCTGAGAGAGAGCGTGATTATTCCGATATCCTATAGGTTAAGCGTAAATATTATAGATATTTACTCCATAGGCGGCTGGTATTCAAATGCAATAGATATACATCCCTTTAAGTTTATAAAATTTATTAAGCCTCAGCCGGTGCCGGGGCTTGTAAAATTAAATCAACAACTCAAAAAGAAGCGATAA
- a CDS encoding BrnA antitoxin family protein, protein MAIVTSVLHGNEKPTKEQIEEIRRAAKMPIVYDEDCPPLTKEQIKEFARIAKEQRKLRKKQVVAIRLSPETAEKVKALGKGYSSVLSRIIDEAFRNPELLQKCL, encoded by the coding sequence CGGTTTTACACGGTAACGAAAAACCGACCAAAGAACAAATTGAAGAGATTAGGCGTGCCGCAAAAATGCCCATTGTATACGATGAAGATTGCCCGCCCTTAACCAAGGAGCAAATAAAAGAGTTTGCACGCATAGCCAAAGAACAGCGCAAACTTCGAAAAAAACAGGTAGTAGCAATCCGGCTTTCACCTGAAACCGCTGAAAAAGTCAAAGCCCTAGGTAAAGGCTATAGCTCCGTATTAAGCCGTATTATTGATGAGGCCTTTCGAAACCCCGAACTCCTGCAAAAATGTTTATAA